The DNA window TGCAGGAAGGTATCGAACTGTACGGCTATATTCTTATCGGTTACAGCGCGGTGCTGTACAGCAAATTACAGCTGAGCCGCAGCCGCTGAGTAATGGCCGGTGCCGGTGGGTGGCAGAAATGTTCACCATCCACCGGGGCCGGTGCGGTATTTTTTCCCTTCTCTTGATCCGGGTCAGATCCCGGTAATCAGCGCCTTTTCTGATTGCCTGTTCAGGCATAGAGTACAGCCCTGCTGTTTTATCCGGAGGGCGGTGTATGGCCCATATCAAACGCGTTTTTCTGTTCCTTTCTGTGTTCTTCACGGTGCTGTGGTTACTGGCGGATACCTTATGGCCGCAACCGCTGACCTATTTTTCTTTCCGTAGCGTGTTTGTGCAGTTCAGCGGCTGGCTCGCCATGGCGGCCATGAGCCTGGCCATGCTGCTGGCGCTGCGGCCGCGCTGGCTGGAAGCGCCGCTGCACGGGCTGGATAAAATGTACCGGCTGCATAAGTGGCTGGGCATCAGCGCGCTGGTGCTGGGGTTGCTGCACTGGTGGTGGGCCAAAGGCACCAAGTGGATGGTGGGCTGGGGCTGGCTGGTTAAACCGCCACGGTCGGGGGCGGCGCCGGAATATACCGGGCTGGAAGCCTGGCTGCGTACTCAGCGTGGGCTGGCCGAAACCCTGGGCGAGTGGACCTTTTACATAGCGCTGGTGCTGCTGGTGCTGGCATTAGTCAAAGCCTTTCCTTATCGCTTATTCCGTAAAACCCATAAATTGCTGGCGCTGGTGTATCTGGTGCTGGTGTATCACAGCCTGGTGCTGTTTAAAGCAGAATACTGGGCGCAGCCGTTGGGCTGGGCGATGGCGGCGCTGTTGCTGGTGGGCACCGTGGCCGCCGTACTGGTGCTGACCGGCCAGGTGGGGCACAGCCGTAAGGTCGCCGGCACCATCTGCAGCCTGCATGCCTACCCGGGTGTGCAGGTGGTGGAGGGCTGCATTCAGTTACAGCCGGGCTGGCCGGGACATAAGCCGGGGCAATTTGTCTTTGTCACTTCCAGCCGCTCGGAAGGCGCGCACCCTTATACCATCGCTTCGGCCTGGGACCCGCAGCAGCAACAATTAACCTTTGTGATCAAGGCGCTGGGGGACTGGACCGGGCAGCTGCAGGATTATCTGCACGAAGGCTTGCCGGTGCAGGTGGAAGGGCCCTATGGCTGCTTTGATTTTAACGACCAGCAACCCCGCCAGATCTGGATTGGTGCTGGTATTGGCATTACGCCTTTTATTGCCAAGATGAAACACCGGCTCAGCCACCCGTCTACCCAGGTGATTGATCTGTTTCATGTGACGGCGGAACGGGATGATGAGGCGCTGCAACGGTTGCGTGCCGATGCCGCTGCCGCCGGGGTGAACCTGCATATCCGTCTCAGCCGCGAAGAGGGCCGGCTGACGGCTGAACAGATCCGCGCGGCGGTACCCGAGTGGCAACAGGCCAGCGTCTGGTTCTGCGGGCCGGCGGCGTTTGGCCAGACCTTGCAGCAGGATTTCCACCGCCATGGGCTGGCCGGTGGCCGTTTTCATCAGGAGTTGTTTAATATGCGCTGAAAAACCGGATAATAGCCGGCCATTCTTTTCGCCCGCTTATTCTGGTATTCCCGCATGGAAATTAAGGTTAATTTTCTCGACAACCTCCGGCTTGAAGCGAAGTTTGACGACTTCACCGTGATTGCCGACCAGCCCATCCGCTACAAAGGGGATGGGTCGGCGCCCGGTCCGTTTGATTACTTCCTCGCTTCATCGGCGCTCTGTGCGGCTTACTTTGTGAAGCTGTATTGCCAGACTCGCGATATTCCCACTGAGAATATCCGTCTGTCGCAAAACAACATCGTTGACCCGGAAAACCGCTACAACCAGATTTTTAAAATTCAGGTTGAGTTACCCGCGGATATTTCAGAAAAAGACCGCATTGGTATTCTGCGCTCCATTGACCGCTGCACCGTTAAAAAAGTAGTGCAGACCGGGCCCGAATTTGTCATTGAAGTGGTCGATAACCTTGATGCCGATGCCCAGGCGTTATTGCTGGCACCGCAGGCGCAGGGCGAAGGCACCCGCATCGAAGGCAAAGACCTGCCGCTGGAACAAACCATTGCCAATATGTCGGCCATTCTGGCCGGGCTGGGCATGAAAATTGAGATCGCTTCATGGCGCAATATTGTGCCCAATGTGTGGTCGCTGCATATCCGCGATGCCCATTCGCAGATGTGTTTTACCAACGGCAAAGGCTCCAGCAAAGAAAGCGCGCTGGCCTCGGCGCTGGGCGAATTTATTGAACGTCTGAACTGCAATTTCTTTTATAACGACCAGTTCTGGGGCGAAGAGATCGCCAATGCCGATTATGTGCATTACCCGGAAGAACGCTGGTTTCAGCCCGGCCCTAACGATGAACTGCCGGCGGACATTCTGGATGACTATTGTCTGGACATTTATAACCCGGACGGTGAGCTGCGCGGTTCGCATCTGTACGACACCAACTCGGGTAATACCAAGCGCGGTATTTGCTCGCTGCCGTTTGTGCGCCAGTCCGACGGCGAGGTGGTGTATTTCCCGTCCAACCTGATCGAAAACCTGTATTTAAGCAACGGCATGGCCGCCGGCAATACATTGGCGGAAGCGCAGGTGCAGTGTTTGTCGGAAATTTTTGAGCGCGCGGTAAAGCGCGAAATTCTTGAAAATGAACTGACGCTGCCGGATGTGCCGGAGCACGTACTGGCCAAATACCCTGGTATTGTCGCTGGTATTAAAGGCCTGGAAGAGCAGGGCTTTCCGGTGCTGGTAAAAGACGCTTCGCTGGGCGGCCAGTTCCCGGTGATGTGCGTCACCTTAATGAACCCGCGTACCGGTGGTGTGTTTGCCTCGTTCGGCGCCCATCCCAGTTTTCATGTGGCGCTGGAGCGCAGCCTCACCGAACTGCTGCAGGGCCGCAGTTTTGAAGGCCTGAACGACCTGCCACGGCCGACCTTTGAAAGCCATGCGGTGACCGAGCCGAACAATTTTGTCGAACACTTTATTGATTCCAGCGGCGTGGTGTCCTGGCGTTTCTTCAGTGCCCGTTCCGACTATGACTTTGTCGAATGGGATTTCACCTATCAGGGTGCCGACGCCAATACCCAGGAAGCCGCCACGCTGTTCGGCATTCTGGAAGACCTGGGCAAGGAAGTGTATATGGCGGTGTACCCGCATCTGGGCGCCAATGCCTGCCGTATTCTGGTACCGGATTATTCCGAGATTTATCCGCTCGATGACATCATCTGGGATAACACCAATAAAGCGCTGCTATTCCGCGAAGATATTCTTAACCTGCACCGCTTAACCGATAAGCAGCTGAAGGCGTTACTGAAACGTCTGGATGACAGCGAGCTGGATCATTACACCGATATCACCACCCTGATCGGCATTGAATTTGACGACAATACCGTCTGGGGTCAGCTGACCATTCTGGAACTGAAACTGCTGATCAGTCTGGCCCTGCAACGGCTGGAAGATGCTCAGGATCTGGTCGGAGAATTTCTGCAATTTAACGACAACACCGTTGAACGCGGGCTGTTTTATCAGGCCATGAATGCCGTGCTGGAAGTAACACTGGACGACGAGCTGGAACTGGCTGACTTTGAGCCCAATTTCCGCCGCATGTTCGGTAATGAACGTATGGATGCTGTGATTGGCTCAGTCGATGGTTCAGTGCGCTTCTATGGCTTAACGCCCACCAGTATGAAGCTGGAAGGGCTGGATAAGCACCTGCGCCTGATCGACAGCTATAAAAAGCTGCACGCCGCGCGGGGCAGGGCGGTTAATAATATTGGTTAAATTCTGGCAGTAACAATAAATGAACCTGGAATAAGCCAAAGAAAAAAAAGAGCCTCAATTGAGGCTCTTTTTTTAGTCCGGAACCGCGCTGAAATTATTCAGCCGCGACCGGTTTTACCACAAACAACAGATCGCCCTGGTTCACCTGCTGGCCATCGCTGTTCATGATGCGCGTCACCTTATACTTCTGCGACGCCGGGTACAGGTCAGTACCGGCACGGTTGAAGTGTTTCAGGCTCAGCGGCGTGAACATTTTCATCGCTTCCATCAGACACAGGGTCTGATCGATATTGATGATATCGCCTTCTTTCACGAACGGCGGTTCACTCGGTGAAGACGAGCCGTAGAAAATGCTGGTCGAGGGTGACAGCACTTTCAGTTCGTCGGAGCCTTCAATCTTCAGTGCAGCGGCGTCAACCGCGTTGGCACTCAGCTCGGCGGCGTCTTCAATATCCTGAATCAGGGCATCGGCATCAATGCGATCGAGGAATTGCGGCAGGTAAGTGGTGTCGTACACAC is part of the Venatoribacter cucullus genome and encodes:
- a CDS encoding ferredoxin reductase family protein, whose amino-acid sequence is MAHIKRVFLFLSVFFTVLWLLADTLWPQPLTYFSFRSVFVQFSGWLAMAAMSLAMLLALRPRWLEAPLHGLDKMYRLHKWLGISALVLGLLHWWWAKGTKWMVGWGWLVKPPRSGAAPEYTGLEAWLRTQRGLAETLGEWTFYIALVLLVLALVKAFPYRLFRKTHKLLALVYLVLVYHSLVLFKAEYWAQPLGWAMAALLLVGTVAAVLVLTGQVGHSRKVAGTICSLHAYPGVQVVEGCIQLQPGWPGHKPGQFVFVTSSRSEGAHPYTIASAWDPQQQQLTFVIKALGDWTGQLQDYLHEGLPVQVEGPYGCFDFNDQQPRQIWIGAGIGITPFIAKMKHRLSHPSTQVIDLFHVTAERDDEALQRLRADAAAAGVNLHIRLSREEGRLTAEQIRAAVPEWQQASVWFCGPAAFGQTLQQDFHRHGLAGGRFHQELFNMR
- a CDS encoding OsmC domain/YcaO domain-containing protein yields the protein MEIKVNFLDNLRLEAKFDDFTVIADQPIRYKGDGSAPGPFDYFLASSALCAAYFVKLYCQTRDIPTENIRLSQNNIVDPENRYNQIFKIQVELPADISEKDRIGILRSIDRCTVKKVVQTGPEFVIEVVDNLDADAQALLLAPQAQGEGTRIEGKDLPLEQTIANMSAILAGLGMKIEIASWRNIVPNVWSLHIRDAHSQMCFTNGKGSSKESALASALGEFIERLNCNFFYNDQFWGEEIANADYVHYPEERWFQPGPNDELPADILDDYCLDIYNPDGELRGSHLYDTNSGNTKRGICSLPFVRQSDGEVVYFPSNLIENLYLSNGMAAGNTLAEAQVQCLSEIFERAVKREILENELTLPDVPEHVLAKYPGIVAGIKGLEEQGFPVLVKDASLGGQFPVMCVTLMNPRTGGVFASFGAHPSFHVALERSLTELLQGRSFEGLNDLPRPTFESHAVTEPNNFVEHFIDSSGVVSWRFFSARSDYDFVEWDFTYQGADANTQEAATLFGILEDLGKEVYMAVYPHLGANACRILVPDYSEIYPLDDIIWDNTNKALLFREDILNLHRLTDKQLKALLKRLDDSELDHYTDITTLIGIEFDDNTVWGQLTILELKLLISLALQRLEDAQDLVGEFLQFNDNTVERGLFYQAMNAVLEVTLDDELELADFEPNFRRMFGNERMDAVIGSVDGSVRFYGLTPTSMKLEGLDKHLRLIDSYKKLHAARGRAVNNIG